The nucleotide window TGAAGCTCACTGTTGACTCCGAAGAGCTCAAAACTCCagagtttgagaagaagtGGGATGAAAAGACGGTATTTGTGCTGGTGGAGAATGagcaaaggaggaggcggcagATGAAGGCGCAGTtgcaggaggagggtagggagcagaggaagcaggaggaggagttggagcagaggaagaagaagaggcagcatgaggaggactgggagaagacgagggaTCAGAGGATTGATAGCTGGAGGCAGTTTCAGAAGGGGAAGAATGGGGagccggagaagaagaagaagaagaagttgaagCCGATTGGGTGAGCTGATGGGGGGGGTTAGCAGCACAGATGAGATACGCAAGACTTCAGATGAGATGGAATAGAACGAACTGACGGGATGGGATAAGCATAACAGGGCATCATCTCGAACGAAGCAGCAGGGGTTTGAGCTTATGGAAGGGCATTCATGTCGTGAGTTACATTTCTgggtgaaggagaggtaGAGAGGACGTTGTTTGACCCCTGACCATATCATCAGTTGCCAGCATACTCTACACCTTAGCGTGGAAGTCATCTTGCCCCAGCCtccttgggtggtggtttatTCTCTCCTGAAAATGGTTTGTACACACACATCAAGCTCCATGCTGTGAACCGTTTATCTTTATTGACGTTTCTTTCAGGTCTCAAGGTAAGATTCCCAAGATCCGTGATGCCAAATACCTTTTTTGTGTGGGTCTTGGTTGGATGTCCTGTCCACAAGCCATCCCTTTCAAGGTGAGATCCGCGTGGTTCGTAATCAAGACGACAAACGCATCTTGGAAAAGGCGACTTAACCTATTAGAAAATGAGCCATTGTAGTTGAAATACAATCAGCCTTCGTTCATGGGGATAGCGGTCCCTCAAGAGTACAATATGGACAACATTACGCAGGCTTGACTATGAACCCTTTATGAAAATTCATTTCAGATCATGTATCCCACCCCGAATATCCTACCTCATAGCCATAGCCTTCTTattcaacaccctctcctccttctgcttccCCTCCTTGGGCGCATGAGTCTTCTTATACTTCAAAAACCTCACCAAATTCAACACCGCCTCATCCGCCTTatccctcaactccccctGCGCCCTCTTATCAATTCCCTTCGCCAACGCTCTCAACTTGGGCAAAAACTCCTCCAGATGCTTATGGAAGCCCTCCTTCCAGAACACCTCCTTATCATTTTCCGTGGCCTCATCACCATAAATGTCAAAAATCTGGTTGACAGCCTCTACAACATCAGCCGGTGGGATGGTCTTGTCCTGCTCACAGCTCTGGAGGAGAGTGATCAAAAAGACGCCAATCTCGCGGTTGAGATCAATAGGAGCTGTGTCCCTGGCCAAAGACCCAAGGATACCAACGCACTTGACGCCCAGACCCTGGAGGGGGTCAAcctcctttccttcttctggTTTTGGCTGGTTCTTCGCGGCCTGGTAGAGCGCAATGAACTTGCGATGTTGGCCTGGAGTCAACGGTACATTTGCACCCAAGCTGCGGGCAATAGCCCAGGCAAGACTGGCTATTTGGGTGGCGAGGTCGAGATCAGCATTATCAGCCTCGACGATGGGAGTGATGGCCTTGACCCAAATCTTTTTGGCGGCTGGATACCACGCATCATAGATGTTGGAGTTTTCGCTCTCAGAGAAGTCGATGCATGAGACGGTCCAGGCAATATTGTTGAGGGCCGTCAGGGCGTTTGACTGGATGGCGAGGTTCTCTTCGCCATCAATCTGAATATTGGATAGACGAACCAATTGCGGGATAGCTTGTTGAATGAAGGCGCCGAGCGTGGGAAGGTCGTCCAGATCTCCAGAGTCAAGTGGGTCGTCGGCTCCTGTTACCTTTTCCATATCGGCTTCCAGATCGGCAatatcgtcatcatcatcctcctcgtcttcattcatgtcgtcatcctcctcatcgtcctccttgtcttcgtcatcaccgTCCCCGGCATTGGAAGCTCCGTCCACATCCATCGCGTCGTCACCCTCAGGCTTGTCCTCAAGTCCGTTccattcctcctcctttggtTGAGAACGGTTGCCCTTCTCAAGGGTCTCCTGCAAATCAGCACCGATAGAAGCCAAAATCTCCAAAGCTAATTGGACAACAGCTCCCTGGTTGGCGTTCCCATTAGCCACAGCGCTCGCCGAAGGTACATGTTCCAATGCACGAGTGAGGGTTCCAATAAGAACTGCATCGCAAGCGCCGTCCTTCCCGGGGCTGTGGTCGAGCCATTGTAATGACGAGAAAACATTGTGAAGCACACCGCACGCCATCACCGATCGAGGACCGGAGCCAGAGGCAAGTTTGAGAAGGACGTCGTAGCATCTAGTTTCTTGGTCGTTCGTCATGGCTTGGCCCAGCTCGAGGTTGTCTTCTGAAAGTGTCGTCAGGCAGGAGAGGGTCTCCTCATAGATCTCTTGCGGCGTGGACTCTGAGGCAGACAGACGGAAGAGGAATCTGACGATGGTTTGGTTGGCCACGATAGCGGTGGTGATCTCCTCGCGGGCCATGCcgagaagattgaggagagCAAGAAGGGAGCTTGAGATCTCCCATACAATACGTTGCTGAgccttggtgagcttggaGAAGACAGGCTCAGTTGATGTGAGTGTGTCAAGAATCTATGACCTGGTTAGCTCTGGCAAGTTCATAAGAGTTGTAGGTCACATACAGCTTTGGCAGCATGCTCGATGGCAGTCAGAATGTCGAGTCTGTATAGGTGTACACAGAAAtcggcctcctcttcctcagcgAGAACCTTGAGAATCTCCCAGCCAGCAGCTCGGCTGTCGATGCTGTTGTCGGTGAGTGTCTCGGTGAGAACAATGTGAACAACCTGCTCCCTGAGAAGCAGCTTTCTGGTTTTGGCATCTTGAAcgatgttggcgatggcgccgGCAGCCTGTGTTCTTGATTTGGCTTCGGGGTTCTTGAGATCCTTGAGAATGGGGAGAATTTTGCTCTCACGGAGCTTTGCAAGCTCTGGATCAGTTGGTGGTTTTGAAGCCCTTGCGATGGGGTCTGCGCGGCTGGCACGCACTCTGTTCTTTCTTGCTTTGCCCATTTTTGTATCTGGAAAATGTCTGATAGTTATGACGTGGCGTTTATGAGAGAAATATCTGGAAATACGGTCCCACGAAAATTTCCCAGGTTTGCTCAAGGCAGAAAGTAAATAGAATCTAGATGGTTGTCGCAACAACAATTGTGGAAAAAAGTTGAGAAAAGCCCTTCAACCCCACATTCGtcccccgccatccacaCAAATTGAACCCCGGTCCATGAGATGCGGAGATCCAGGGTCGGGCACGAAGTACCTTTTGTGACACCAGACATATTGAATTTCTCAAATGACAGAGGTTCCACGCTTAGACTTGATGTTCACAATATTCATACTGGCTCATGTTAAGGTGTTAAGCTAGCCAATGTCTCACATCGTTACACTTCATTCCCTTACCACTCAAGTAGATGAGAACACAGGTTGCAAACAAAAGTACTTCGGCTGCTAAACAGCTCCAAGGGTTCGTTGATGCGGGACATGGCAGCCCTGTAAGTGGAGCCGAGCTGTCTTGGCTTTAGGGAGCCACGTTTAACCCAGACGCGCCAATCTAACCACCATCGACCTCCATCCACTATCATTGCCGAGTTCGGGGTCCTAGCATCAAGCTCCCGAGGCACCAAGTCAACCAGACTGGCGACTAATATTGATTGAATGAGATGCGGTTCCGCGCACACCAGCCAATCTCTCATCGTCTGAGACACTGAGCTATTACTTTATATCGTGGTTGATGAATGGGAATGCACTCAGCTGGCATCAGTCGATGAGTGCAAGATGGGACTTTTcaccaacaacgacgacgcaATGGTTAAGAAGGACGATGATCTCAGGCGGGGGAAGACGCTTCCCACTCGCGCACCATGGGTACCAGCTTCAGCACCCAGAACGCCCCCGCGCAAAACGATCAAGCGGCTCGTGGTTGCTTTGGCTGTGGGATTCTTCGTCTATTTGTTCATCAAGAATCTACCGCCAATGGATGATCAAGTACGCAGAGACTACAGGCATCCGAGATATTCAGATCGCAAGCCGGGAAAACAGCCAGGCCCGATGCCAAAGATGAAGCCCCCACCACCTGAGCGCATACCGGAGAAGCCCGTGGTGAAGGACATCCCGAGTGAACAGCCTGCTGCTGTTATGGTAACCCCTGTCGTAACTGACACTACTACCAACGCCAGAACATATGATGGCCCTATTTACTTCAGGAAGCTGGCTGCGACATTACAAGCCATTGAGAGCAGTACGAGCGGCTACAGCGCGGTGAATAAGAATGTGCTGTTTGCCGCTGCTAGCTTGAAGAGCGCCTCAGTCTTGCTCCCAATGGCATGCAAGATGGGGACTGAGCTTCGAAGCTATGTGCACTTTGCGTTGATGGGTGGTAGTGAGATTGATTTGGATGAACTTCAAGCTGTTAACGGCATCGACGAGTCCTGCCAGATCATCTTTCACGGTAAGAGGACAGATCTTGTGCCGATGCCTATATCAATGCTAATCCGTGAACCACCATAGATGCGAGGCCTGATTAtgcctcaacctcgacattGAGCCGCCTCGAAACATGTGCTACACGTGGATTATGTGAGCTTCCTTTCCATGACAGTTTGATAACACACCTCTCACACGCTGATAGACCACATTTACAAGTATATGCATCCTCAAGTTCTGTTTCTTGATGCTTCTGGTGTGGAAGAGCACTATTTTCTCGATGGCATCCGCAAACAAGCAGACGTCTCTGGAGTGCCCATTATTGAGCTGCCCAAGAATGCTCACTCACGGTTATCTTGGATGACGAAACTCGATAGCTCGTCGTTGGCGGCTTGGAATAGGATCAGCGTCGATATACTGATCCATGCGCCACCTGTAGGCTCTGGTAGCCTGATTCGATTGCTTCAATCATTATCAGCAGCTGATTTCTCAGCGGGCCCAACgcctcacctcaccatcGAACTTCCTCATGACATTGATCGGGCTACGACAGAATTCTTGAGGGACTTTAGTTGGCCACCAAGCCGCACACACAGCCTTTCCAATGTGCGGCAACTTACACTCAGACATCGCATACCTCGGGCTAGATTGACCGAAGAAGAAAGTTCGGTCCGTCTTCTCGAGTCCTTCTGGCCGGTCAGTCCGCGATACTCTCACGTGCTGGTACTATCACCCCAAGTCCAGCTATCGCCTGGATTCTTTCACTGTAAGCCTTTTCACAACCAGCTCAACTGGCCCGGTAACTAACATCCACCAGACCTGAAATTCACTCTGTTGGAATATCTCTACTCATCCaattccctcctccaaagctGGGATTCCCGCCTGCTCGGTATCAGCCTCGACCTGCCCCCCACAACGCTAGCAGACACCTCAAAGTCATTCAGCCCACCTGCTCCCAAACCCATGAAACAGGCCAAAGACTCCAAAAAGCCATCACTATCCTCTCAAACGTCTAGCTCAGCTCCTTTCCTGTGGCAgtcccccaacagcaacgccATGCTCTACTTCGGCACTAAGTGGACAGAACTCCACTCTCTTGTATCGAACACTATCGAACATCAACACTCTACCTCGTCCCTCTCAAAATTtttcaccaccaagaccgtTAGCAAGAGGTATCCCTCCTGGATGGAACACGCCCTCAGGCTTTCAAGAGCAAAGGGGTATTTCGCGCTGTATCCTAGTGAGGCTACTGCTAAATACTTGGCTACGACGCATAATGAGTTGTTTAAGGGGCCGGAGGAGTacgagaaggagctggaggtaGATGATGGGAGAGGAGATGAGGTCAGGCTCACGTCTGGGCCGCTGTTGGAGACGGTGcggttgttggggtttgaTGAGATGCCAATTGTGAGTTGGGAGGGCAAGGAAAcgggtttggaggggttggatgagggggcggaggagtaTGTTGGGGAGTTTAGGAAggcggttggggggaggtgtgaggggtgggagggggcggaggtggggcagaggttgggggtggggggtttgttttgtttgagTGGGGAGTGAGGACGTGATGTAGGTTATTGGGTAAGTTTGAAGGTTTCATATGGAAGAGGGACATTAATGTGGTCTGGGTACTTGTATCTCATAGTCCGGGTATCTCTCCGTTATCGTCTGAGCATCTGAGCTTGGTTAGTCACATTCTACCTTACATTTTTGAGATGTACGGATCATGATATTCATTAATGCATAGAGTGGCAGCCGTCCTCGTAAATTGCTTTCTCATCTTCCAGCATCACTCACTCGTCAGCCCCCTCATTCAACTTATTTatcaccaacaacgacaCGCACGCGCCGACGATACACAGCGCTATGCAAGCCATCACCTATTATCCCATCAGAACATATTCCTCTTTTTTGTTCCCCTGTCCCAGTACTTACAGTCTGCGTCTTCCACCCCGTCTGCACAATCGCCGCCCTCCTGCTGTACTTATTCACCGTTTCTaccatctcatcagcaacaactcccctcccctcccccccccttcccattccACATTACTCACTGATATAATTCGCCAAGCCCACCCCAAGACAGCTCACACTCAACGCCCAGAAAACCGCCCCCAAGGGATACGCCATCCTCAACTCGGTCTCTGTCGCTGTTTTCCGCAGATGAAAGGACAGGACTATCGCGACGGAGACAATGGCCATGTAAATCGATAACCGGAGGTAAGAGAGAAAGGTGCGCTCGTTGGCGCAGTGGTCGCGGCAGTCGGAGGATTCGTTGTTGAAGATTAGGGGGCCGAAtagaggggggtggaagaaggctCTGGCGAGGGGGTCGCGGCTTGTTGTGAGATGAAATTATTAGTGCTGAGGATTTGAGAAGACATGAGATAAAATATGAGCTGTGATTTACTCTGTAATCTGGTGAACATCCACCGGCCTTGTCAGTGAAGCCAATGGCTGACAACACAAACTCGACCGGGTGAGGTCTTCCTCGTCTATTTGATCGCTCATGGCTGGATTTTGGTCTGGAGGGATGAAAAGTGTATTTGGGATGGTTGGATAGATAGAGGGCATCATAGAATTTCTATTTTATAAGTTTAATATGAGATGTGATGAGTTTGTATAAGTGTGCTTCCCTCACAAACATGACGCCATCGTGGGCTTGAATGAGAACCTTGCTGGTGTTTGTTGCAACTAGTGGGGGTGAGCGGGGGTCATTCTTTGACACTTATCGGAGCGCTTATCGGTGGCAGCGGGGCACGCGTTGGGCTTTTAATTAGTGCGGCTTCTGCCTGTGCGACCTGACGCGAAGGAGCTGGGAGGGAAACGCGTCTTTCGGTTTATTCACCTTTCCAAGCATTTTGaagtttgttgttgacttgaCTACGACACCACCCGCGCTATTGACAGACTTTCTTGCAACAACATATAACGACTTCAGGACGTCATGAGTATGCTATACCGATTAGGAACACAATATTGACAGGCTAAGGCTAATGTAATGGCAGCATCATACGGCGGGTATCAAAGAACGGGCTATGGCGCCCAAggcggtgatgagggcggcggcttcATGAGCGGTTCCCAGCAAGGCAGTCAGGGTCAATCAAAGAGGGTATGTTCCCACATAAGGTCTCGCACTACCTGAGCCCCCAGGCTAACATCGATCCCCCACAACAGAGCACAATCGACGAGTACCTCCGCCCAGTAACTATCAAGCAAATCCACGACGCCAAAGCCGGCTACAACGAGTCCGAGATCACCATCGATGGCTTCCCCGTCAGCACAGTCACCCTTGTCGGCCAAGTGCGCTCCGtccaaccccaaaccacaAACATCACGTACAAGATCGACGACGGCACCAGCGGTACCATCGACGTCAAGAAATGGGTCGACCTTGAAAAGTCCGAATCAGGCGCCGAGACCCCCTTTAGCCTTGACACCTGGGTCCGTGTTCTCGGTAGACTCTCGAGCTTCAACGGCAAGATCCACGTTGGCGCACACCATGTCCGAGTGATCGACGATTATAACGAGGTCAGCTATCATTTGTTGGAGTCTACCTATGTGCATGTCTGCATCTCGAGGGGTTTACCTGGTGGTCCTTGGCCACAAAAAGAGGgtgtggctgctggtggtcATGGTAGAGGGGACTCTGACAGCATGTTCATCGACAGCGGGAATGGGTATTCAGGTGATGCTGCGGCGGCTAATGCTAGGGTGGCGTCTTGCTCGAGACAGGCCAAGTCGTTGTATCAGTTCATGCAGAGCGATCCAAGATCGATAGAAGGGATCAATGTAGTTGATGTCATGGCTGGGTCTGGGATGGGCAAGAGGGATGTGCTTGCAGCGGCGGATGAGTTGTTGGGCAACGGTATTGTCTATACcactgttgatgatgagaccTGGGCCATTCTCGAGACATAAAATTGTTTGGTGTAGGGGGCATGTGCAGATTGAATGACGGGGTATGCATGGCGAGGGATACCACGGCGCCAATCATTTGACTGATTGCTTTGATTTGTCTCCTGTAGAGTACGTACAATTCCCATGGCATTCCGATTTGGGGCTACCGAAGGATCATTGCAGTTGTTCGGTGGATTATAGCTACTATCTAGGTAGATCTGACCTAACAGTCGTAAAGAGCGCAAAACATCATCTCAAACAAGAATCCAAGACCAATTAGccaaacaaagaaaaagtcaATCTGCGAGCCATATGTTGAGTATGGCGATACATGTGAGCAAACGACCCCCTTTCAAACTTAGTCAAAAATCACCATAGGTTGAGTTGATCAACCAGCATCAAAcatccaaaaacaaacaaaacaaaaacaaaaaattCAGACGCACCAGAAACcatcccttcctctctttcccAAATCAACCAACAACGTTgccaaccctcctccccttccccgtcGCGCCCGGCTCCCGCACCATGATAGTCAACCTAACcggccacctccccctcttcaaataaatctccttcttgatctcaaACCCAAACTTCTTGTAATACTCATTATTCACCGCCGAGCTCGACTCAAGGTACatctgcctcccctccctatccgccctcatcatcccatccctcAGCAACCGTCCCCCCAAGCCCCTCCCCTGAGATCTCGGTTTAGTGCCCAAGTAAACCAAATACCAAGCatcattctccttctccgggCCCAAGACCTCCCGCTTGGTGTCGTGAAGCAGAGGGAGGATCTCATCAAAGAGACGGCGACGGCCTTCAGCGCAGAGTTGGAAGTGCAGACGCCAGAGCCCAGAGCGGAAGTGGGTTAGGTAGCtgtcgagggaggggggtgggttgggtggtaccctttttcttttatcaACACTTTGTTTTCATCATGCGGTGAGGGGAGAGGCACTTACCAAAGAGCAACACTATCAaaatcctcccccaccgtcgTCACAAGCCCCCCGCCGATGCAGTGAGAGGCGACGGTGTAAGTCAGGATATCGACGTGAAGGTTCCATTTGTCTTCCGCCGCACCCTTGCCCTGTCGTCCCTTTGCCTCGCCGCCGAAACCAGCCCAGGTGAATGTCACCCCTCCAGATGTGGTGGCGGAATCATCGTTGGAAAGAGGGGATTCAACAGCGGGGTTGCTCTCGATATCCACCAGATACCTCGCGTAGTCATCCGCCTGGAACGCGTGCGCGAGACTGAGGGCCGCCTCGCGGCATTCGTGGGTTTGGACGGTGCGCACTTGGGTGTTCCAGGctgcggggaggagggagcgtTTGGTGAGCGTTGCGAGGACTTTCACGCCACTACTGctgccattcccaccactgtttgttgttgttgatgaggtggagagTGGAATCGTcgtggcggaggggttggaggtcgcggttgttgtttttgttgttgtggtggtggtggttgacgtcGCCATGCTGGGCTAACGTCTCGTTCAACTACATCATGGTGAGCATGAGATAAGACGGACGActtgggagggagagaagtACTTTATGTGTCTGATATATTTTGTATACTATCACCCGTATGGACTCTCGAAAGCTGACTTCTCGAGACGGGCATAAACCCTATTGAGGACGACCTCATTAGCATCTCGGTCTTCCAGAACAACCGCAATGTGTGATTTGATGACTTACTGgaggggtggcggaggcAATTAAGTGCGGTTCGCAAATCAGCAGACATCAATGTGGTCTTTAGAGCTGTCCTGGCTCCGTTGGCTGGTAAAAACAGAGGAGGTAAAAGTGTAATCGAAGAAAAGGTCTTGACCAAGACCCGGCTGTATGGGTTATCTTCGAAGagcggctgttgttgttcacTAATGTCTCGTTACACGTAAGAGTAAAAAGACGACAAGAGATAGGTTGGGGGGGAAAGTGTTTGTATATATGTGTAAGTACCAGTCGGCCGGAGAGTGGATGGATGATTGTTGTTTGGGGTTTTTTGGCGTGGGCTGTGTAAgatgggttgatggtgatagATTGGGTAGTGGGAGTGGCAAAATGACTGGATGGGACGAGTCCTGGTAGGGATTGTCCTAGTAGTCTGAGTGGTGGTAGTAGCAGCGGTAGCAGGTTATGGTCGTTgtgcaagaagaagcaaacaagacaacaacagcagcaacacagcaacaactACAAGATCGACCAAACAGACAACAGGCAAGACAATGGCAACAGCGCGTAGTGTGTGTGCGTGCCCTTGATGCTAAATTGCCCCCCTGAATGGGGGACTTTCAAGTAGACTTGGATAATTCGGGGGGGTGTTGTACTGGATCAACTCTGGGGTAGTGGTAGTTCTGACGAAGAATCCAAGAAGGCGACGAAGTGGCAGGTAGGCACCTTGAATATGTAGACAGCAAACTAGGACGGACCTCAACAATTTCTGAGACAAATGACACGAAGGGGGACCAGCTTGCTCCGATGTAATGAGACAAGGATGACGAGAGTCGGAGACGATAAGATAGGTGGGATGAGAAGTTCCCAATGTTTGGAAATCAGGCAAGCAGCCGGAGGAATGCAGCGGGCTCTTTTGGGAAAGACGGGGAGCACTTACACCACGCCCACGAGGACATGCATGTAAGGGAACGGTGGGCTCCCCATGTATGAGCACTCACACCGCAGAGAGCCGGAGAAGGTCTCCCCCAGTCCACCCAGTCATCAGACAACACAAGTCCATATCTCTCTGTTAGGGAATAGGAAATTGTCGGGAATGGTTCCATTGAAGGTCCCGGACAACGGGGCGGGCGTATCCATTGGCTGCCAACGGCTGCCCACAGACCGGGGGAAACCAGGGAGGTCCCAAGGACGGAACCAGGAAGCAACGGCAGCGCCGGCATCCCCAACGTCGGTCAAAGGTAGGGGTTGGGATCGCGCCTTCCTCCAAACTCGCTATCCAATGAAGCCTGCACGAGATGCAACCTGTACAGCATCCTGTTGACGAACAGGGACCTTGTCCCCAGGCTCAACAGTCCAATTCCTAGCGGTTCAGCTGCACATCCCAAGTTAGACGGACTAGGGGACTGGGGGGGACTGTGCTGATCCGAGCATCGGGTCCCACCGGTGTTTGAGTGGAAAAGTTGGCCATCAAATGGTCATGTAAGTCGCCCTGTTCCAATCAAACGTCGTCAATTCGTGGCCTGTATGTACACGGATATGCAAGAGATGATCAGGTGACGCAGCCATGGGGTGTCCTGACCGCACGCCCTGCCTGCAGCCGCTGGTTCCCCAGAGATAGTGATGCCTGTCATGATAAGAGCTTGTCCAGTCGAAGACAGAGATAAACGGGTGGCATACTCAGCAGCAAGCACGAACagctttgttgttgttgttgtttttgtcaCATCGCATGGTTGCATTCCCGAAGCACCAATGTTCTGTACTCCCCGTTGCCGAATCTACAGGAAAATAGTTTTTTGATTATTATTTTAGTATAAACCCCCCACCCTAGCCCCCCTAAAGCAATTGCTCTGCGATTAAGTAACACTACCAGTGTTGTGTATGCAAGGTGCTGAAAAAGGAAGCAAGCGGCTCTCTGCCCGGCTTTATAAGTCGCCGGTCCAAACAAAGCAGAGAGCGGATATCTTAGGCATAAAAAGCGGAAACCAATCGGACGGCCAACGTCTCGAAACACTGCACTTTTCTTTTGCTGTGTTTTGCTGTATAATCCGAATTCCGATCCCGTCCACTACATGCGGCGGATCTCCTGCTCGTTCTTGTACTTGTCGAGCCCGGTGTCCAAGTTCGCCCACCACTCAAACAGCATCGAGTTGCAGATCAGCTTGAACCAAGGCGTGAACTTAAGGGAAGGATCCTCAAAGAGCTGCTTCAGCTTCTCGGCAGAGACATACTGTACGTCCTTGACCTCGTTCGGGCTGGGGTTAAGATCGACATTCGCCTTGATGAAGAGAATGTAGTCGACTAGAGTGGTACCTCATGGTTAGCACATTGGCACGACAGCGCGGGGCGGCTGCACATCATTGCTACTCACTCTCGTGCTCGCCCCATTTCCCGTCGCTTGGCGCCTTGTAGTGAATGCGTGTCAGGAAGTGAAAGTCCTCCAGGGGgacctgctccttcttgatgccCAATTCGTGGTCCAACTTCCGTCGCGCAGCATTCTTGACGCCCAAAACAGAGTCCTCCAGGTTGGACCCGGTCTCGCTCGCCATGTGCAGCGGGTGCGAGCAGCAGGTGTTGGTCCACATGTCCGGGAAGGTAATCTTCTCGGAGGCACGCTGCTGAAGAAGCAGCTCGTTCTTGtcgttgaagaggaagacggagAAGGCGCGGTGCAAGAGTCCCTTGTCGATGTTCGTCATGAGGTGGCCTGGTTGCGCGTAGTGTTTCTGGTCAGTACAACATGAACCCCGCGCAtaacaacccctccccccctttcctaGCTGCTTCTTGTATTATGGTGACAACTCACAAAGCTTCTTGCTGGCAGTTCCGATCGGCATATCATTCTCATCTGTCACGATGCAGACCTCGTCCATCAAGCGGATCTGCTCCTCATCGTGGCCCTCGAGCGCCTCGCCGCTGGTGTCGATATCGGGGAAGAGGCTAAGGATGGTCTCGGCTGTGATGGGGACGCTGCGCGTCTGGGTctcgatggtggtgacagaCATGGTGGGCGGTATAGATGAAGTGGGTGAGATTAGGAGCGCGTTAC belongs to Podospora bellae-mahoneyi strain CBS 112042 chromosome 6, whole genome shotgun sequence and includes:
- the IDI1 gene encoding isopentenyl-diphosphate delta-isomerase idi1 (EggNog:ENOG503NU8E; BUSCO:EOG0926458I; COG:Q); protein product: MSVTTIETQTRSVPITAETILSLFPDIDTSGEALEGHDEEQIRLMDEVCIVTDENDMPIGTASKKLCHLMTNIDKGLLHRAFSVFLFNDKNELLLQQRASEKITFPDMWTNTCCSHPLHMASETGSNLEDSVLGVKNAARRKLDHELGIKKEQVPLEDFHFLTRIHYKAPSDGKWGEHEIDYILFIKANVDLNPSPNEVKDVQYVSAEKLKQLFEDPSLKFTPWFKLICNSMLFEWWANLDTGLDKYKNEQEIRRM